In Helicobacter mastomyrinus, a single genomic region encodes these proteins:
- a CDS encoding flagellin B → MSFRINTNISALTAHTIGVQNNRSLHNSLEKLSSGLRLNKAADDASGMAIADSLRSQSEGLGQAVRNANDAIGIIQVADKAMDEQLKILDTIKTKAIQAAQDGQSTETRKALQSDIIRLLEELDNIANTTSYNGQQMLSGAFSNKEFQIGAYSNTTIKASIGPTSSDKIGHVRLESGSFSGEGMLASAAYSNLTEVMLKFRQVDGKHDYETETVKISTSAGTGIGVLTEVINKHSNTLGVRAAWNVMATGDVPVLSGTVRGLVINGVTIGNVNDVRKNDSDGRLLNAINSIKERTGAEAFTDITGRINIRSLDGRAISIRTEGDSGKVFGGGNFAGISGTEHAIIGRLTLIRTDARDIIVSGINYSHIGFHSAQGIAEYTANLRYVRGEMDANIASASGANANVAQANLHFDGIGAGVTSLKGAMVVIDMAESARMQLDRLRADIGSAQIQLVATINNVSVTQVNVKAAESQIRDVDFAAESATFSKHNVLAQSGSFAMAQANAVQQNVLRLLQ, encoded by the coding sequence ATGAGTTTTAGGATAAACACAAATATTTCTGCCCTTACCGCACATACCATTGGGGTGCAGAATAACAGAAGTCTGCATAATTCGCTTGAAAAATTAAGTTCGGGTTTGCGACTCAATAAAGCTGCAGATGATGCCTCGGGTATGGCGATTGCCGATAGCTTGCGAAGTCAAAGTGAGGGGTTAGGACAGGCAGTGAGAAATGCCAATGACGCCATTGGTATTATACAAGTGGCTGATAAGGCAATGGACGAACAGCTCAAAATCTTAGATACGATTAAAACTAAGGCTATTCAAGCCGCACAAGATGGGCAAAGCACAGAGACAAGAAAGGCACTTCAAAGTGATATTATACGTTTACTTGAAGAGCTAGATAATATTGCTAATACCACAAGTTATAATGGACAGCAAATGCTCTCTGGCGCATTCTCTAATAAAGAATTTCAAATTGGTGCTTATTCAAATACAACGATAAAAGCCTCTATTGGTCCTACAAGCTCTGACAAAATCGGACACGTGCGTCTGGAAAGTGGCTCGTTTTCTGGTGAAGGTATGCTCGCTTCTGCTGCTTATTCTAACCTCACTGAAGTAATGCTCAAGTTTCGTCAGGTTGATGGAAAACACGATTATGAAACAGAAACCGTTAAAATTTCTACTTCTGCGGGGACAGGTATAGGTGTGCTTACAGAAGTAATTAATAAACATTCAAATACTTTGGGGGTGCGCGCAGCGTGGAATGTAATGGCAACAGGCGATGTGCCCGTGCTTTCAGGCACAGTGCGAGGCTTGGTGATTAATGGTGTAACAATCGGAAATGTTAATGATGTGCGCAAAAATGATTCTGATGGACGCTTACTTAATGCTATCAATTCTATCAAAGAACGTACGGGGGCTGAAGCTTTCACTGATATTACAGGGCGTATCAATATAAGAAGTTTGGATGGACGTGCTATTTCTATTCGCACAGAGGGCGATAGTGGTAAGGTGTTTGGTGGAGGAAACTTTGCCGGAATTTCTGGCACAGAGCACGCCATCATAGGACGCTTAACGCTCATTAGAACAGATGCAAGAGATATTATAGTTAGCGGAATAAATTATAGCCATATAGGATTTCACTCTGCACAGGGTATTGCTGAATATACTGCAAATCTCCGCTATGTGCGTGGGGAAATGGACGCTAATATTGCATCAGCATCTGGAGCAAATGCTAATGTGGCACAAGCCAATCTTCACTTTGATGGTATTGGTGCTGGGGTTACAAGCCTTAAAGGAGCAATGGTGGTTATCGATATGGCAGAATCTGCTCGTATGCAGCTTGATAGATTACGCGCAGATATTGGTTCAGCACAGATTCAGCTTGTTGCAACAATTAATAATGTATCTGTTACACAAGTGAATGTTAAAGCTGCAGAATCTCAAATTCGCGATGTGGATTTTGCTGCAGAATCTGCGACATTCTCTAAACATAACGTTTTGGCTCAAAGTGGTAGCTTCGCTATGGCTCAAGCCAATGCTGTGCAACAAAACGTGCTTCGATTGCTTCAATAG
- a CDS encoding DUF1561 family protein — MKVFIAGLCAIIFGFCLFLFFKAENSPSSFSAIPAPTQKLADSPKDKIITFQTSPDTLIQCLTPIFRQNESYVGISDCQNAQEARYDVFSHIAWNYNDVWLCMSGQNEDYAEGRAVVLRPCVIDDKTQSFVIKDNTIYTPDMNYQLHLSNNILSFEKPTSTKPKVILHHMQEWSDTIATPPPLNLKSFMAWSFISSGEFDLYYITNDESIKNDPQDLYFNVENNTIALYHPENGKLTCLTSLQTTSQAWNWVDWESCTNTNTKPNQRWELFLFCENDQAMLKDYLGNFLRVTKYGVHWGVPYTAKPDYLAKDTGQDQTSYFRFSHNLQDWQRFKNGNLSDSLPVCPANGTNAKTQKLLILPPSFVLSDEWKRRLYDIATTTDGVLDRAGDCGVCLLHSYQMIAELTEYTYVPLELGGFFFDTLYGHNPFISFRNRYPLLAASLEQYQSSNIPRGLSRAQTFEYVAQMYRSVALTLFPGHFWMASEFASSDITIRSNLRDLFEQPSGTLWIVQMYYTTPDGARHGHAMPALRTSDGVLFIPTNFSNGTYEEYQYALNASLAHNLRGAYNIISNNGRHQVYMLYTLRLREIYPNPITSFVSNNNCTGEGEDRRGSASMPLSTMINQCVSGRCVVQ; from the coding sequence ATGAAAGTGTTCATTGCAGGGCTATGTGCCATTATATTTGGGTTTTGTCTCTTTTTGTTTTTTAAGGCTGAAAATTCTCCTTCTTCTTTTTCAGCTATTCCTGCTCCCACTCAAAAACTTGCTGATAGTCCAAAAGACAAAATCATTACTTTTCAAACCAGTCCTGATACGCTGATTCAATGCCTCACGCCCATTTTTAGGCAAAATGAGAGCTATGTAGGAATAAGTGATTGTCAAAATGCACAAGAAGCTCGTTATGATGTTTTTAGCCACATAGCTTGGAATTATAATGATGTATGGCTGTGTATGAGCGGACAAAATGAGGATTATGCCGAGGGCAGGGCTGTTGTATTAAGACCTTGCGTGATTGATGATAAAACTCAAAGTTTTGTGATTAAAGATAATACAATCTACACCCCCGATATGAACTACCAGCTTCATTTAAGCAACAATATACTGAGCTTTGAAAAGCCAACTTCCACTAAGCCTAAGGTGATTTTACACCATATGCAAGAATGGAGTGATACCATTGCCACTCCCCCGCCTTTAAATCTTAAAAGCTTCATGGCTTGGAGTTTTATTAGCTCTGGCGAGTTTGACTTGTATTATATAACCAATGATGAATCTATCAAAAACGACCCGCAGGATTTGTATTTTAATGTAGAAAACAACACCATAGCCCTCTATCACCCCGAAAATGGCAAACTCACTTGCCTTACTTCCTTGCAGACTACCTCCCAAGCTTGGAATTGGGTAGACTGGGAAAGCTGTACCAATACAAACACAAAACCTAATCAAAGATGGGAGTTATTTTTATTTTGTGAAAACGATCAAGCTATGCTCAAAGATTACCTAGGAAATTTCTTACGCGTTACTAAATACGGCGTGCATTGGGGTGTGCCCTATACTGCAAAGCCTGATTATCTAGCTAAAGACACAGGGCAAGATCAAACTTCTTATTTTAGATTCAGCCATAATTTACAAGATTGGCAGCGATTTAAAAATGGTAATTTATCAGATTCTTTGCCTGTGTGTCCGGCTAATGGCACGAACGCCAAAACTCAAAAGCTCCTTATCCTTCCTCCTAGCTTTGTTTTAAGCGATGAATGGAAAAGAAGGCTGTATGACATTGCTACAACAACTGATGGGGTGCTAGACCGTGCTGGAGATTGTGGTGTGTGCTTACTGCATAGTTATCAAATGATAGCAGAACTAACAGAATACACCTACGTCCCACTAGAACTAGGAGGCTTTTTCTTTGATACACTCTATGGGCATAATCCTTTCATTTCTTTTAGAAACAGATACCCTCTTTTGGCTGCTTCCTTAGAGCAATATCAATCCTCCAATATACCAAGAGGCTTATCACGCGCTCAAACCTTTGAATACGTTGCACAAATGTATCGCTCTGTGGCTTTAACACTCTTTCCGGGGCATTTTTGGATGGCTTCAGAATTTGCTTCAAGTGATATTACTATTCGCAGCAATCTAAGGGATTTATTCGAGCAGCCTAGTGGGACTTTATGGATAGTGCAAATGTATTATACTACCCCCGATGGCGCACGTCACGGACACGCTATGCCGGCTCTTCGCACAAGCGATGGAGTGCTTTTCATTCCTACCAATTTTTCTAATGGAACTTATGAGGAATATCAATATGCTTTAAACGCCTCTTTAGCACACAATTTAAGAGGGGCTTATAATATCATTAGTAATAATGGCAGACATCAAGTTTATATGCTTTACACCCTGCGTTTACGCGAAATTTATCCTAATCCTATCACAAGTTTTGTGTCTAATAATAACTGCACTGGCGAGGGTGAGGATAGACGCGGAAGCGCAAGTATGCCCTTAAGCACTATGATTAATCAATGTGTTAGCGGCAGATGTGTGGTTCAGTAG
- a CDS encoding motility associated factor glycosyltransferase family protein — protein MQDFFSLNLSALAVVSPALALKLNDFKPNESYEVFQGDDVLNINIIDKRTHTPLFTQNPLEETNSKIQVFSTYSHYPYLYFFGVGNGVFYKVLLHNELLKRIVVLEPELELLFIALHFMDFSQEILEQRIIFLDATHCDFIHIDMLFATNRDAKVYSKTYDLHLFNGYYEKYAQLYININQLFIRAIEHSVVSVGNDSRDAIIGISHHIRNLPDVLKSPTLLELLRHIKGRDSAIIVATGPSLSKQIPYLRQIQDYATIMCIDASFPILAREGIKPDIVFSLERVELTARFYEDTPKKFHKDVIFAITSIVHQRLKNALKGDVVQYSLRPFGYTNYFHIPEYGYLGIGMSAANMAYELIVHSKFKRCIIIGQDLAFGEDGSSHAKNAVYGENEISPKTMEDKGQKVMVEKYGGGGMVESTKVWKMFLTFYERDIANTPYPIEVINATEGGARIQGTKEIPFKEAIKLIDTTHKKKSITLVYPSTQEYEANLDKVRQKIEDWIELGLKDKAFVEEVFLEVAALTERFELLNKENRLDELQAQELQNCIDRIQKVKELFDDIRFRECFMDAIQSYIFHQEMDIARLLVMPANNEEAKLIKQAEIIYAHKYWLFSLAGGMDVVIEKVKEAYESWEIHHQAKDMSVNKA, from the coding sequence ATGCAGGATTTTTTCTCTCTTAATCTTTCTGCATTAGCAGTAGTTTCTCCTGCTCTTGCGCTAAAACTCAATGATTTTAAACCAAATGAATCTTATGAGGTATTTCAAGGTGATGATGTGCTCAATATCAACATTATTGATAAACGCACACACACACCACTTTTCACACAAAATCCACTAGAAGAAACAAATTCGAAGATTCAGGTATTTAGCACATATTCTCATTATCCATATTTATATTTTTTTGGCGTGGGTAATGGGGTGTTTTATAAAGTGCTGCTGCATAATGAGCTTTTGAAGCGCATAGTCGTGCTAGAGCCTGAGCTTGAATTGCTTTTTATCGCTTTGCATTTTATGGATTTTAGCCAAGAGATTTTGGAGCAAAGAATTATATTTCTTGACGCTACACATTGTGATTTTATCCATATTGATATGCTTTTTGCCACTAATCGCGATGCAAAAGTTTATTCAAAAACCTATGATTTACATTTATTTAATGGCTATTATGAGAAATATGCACAACTCTACATTAATATTAATCAACTTTTTATCCGCGCTATCGAGCATAGTGTCGTGAGTGTGGGTAATGATAGCAGGGACGCTATTATTGGTATTTCTCATCATATACGCAATTTACCAGATGTGCTGAAATCTCCTACTTTGCTAGAGCTTTTAAGGCATATCAAGGGCAGGGATAGCGCTATTATCGTTGCTACTGGACCTAGCTTGAGTAAGCAGATTCCATATCTTAGGCAGATTCAAGACTATGCTACGATTATGTGCATTGATGCGTCTTTTCCTATTTTAGCAAGAGAGGGCATTAAGCCTGATATTGTATTTTCACTCGAACGTGTGGAGCTTACGGCAAGATTCTATGAAGACACGCCTAAGAAATTTCACAAAGATGTGATTTTTGCTATTACCTCTATTGTGCATCAGCGGCTGAAAAATGCGCTTAAAGGCGATGTGGTGCAGTATTCATTGCGTCCATTTGGATATACAAATTACTTCCATATTCCTGAGTATGGTTATTTGGGCATAGGTATGAGTGCGGCAAATATGGCGTATGAGCTTATCGTGCATTCAAAATTTAAGCGTTGTATTATTATTGGGCAGGATTTAGCCTTTGGCGAAGATGGCAGTTCTCATGCAAAAAATGCTGTATATGGCGAGAATGAGATTAGCCCCAAGACAATGGAGGACAAAGGACAAAAGGTAATGGTAGAAAAATATGGCGGTGGCGGTATGGTGGAATCTACTAAAGTGTGGAAGATGTTTTTGACATTCTATGAACGCGATATTGCTAATACGCCCTATCCCATTGAGGTGATTAATGCCACAGAGGGTGGGGCTAGGATTCAAGGCACGAAAGAAATTCCCTTTAAAGAAGCCATTAAACTCATAGATACGACACATAAAAAAAAGTCCATCACCTTAGTTTACCCTAGCACACAAGAGTATGAGGCAAATCTTGATAAGGTAAGGCAGAAGATAGAGGATTGGATTGAGCTAGGCTTAAAGGATAAAGCTTTTGTCGAGGAAGTGTTTTTAGAAGTGGCTGCGCTCACGGAGCGATTTGAGCTACTCAACAAAGAAAATCGGCTAGATGAGCTACAAGCACAGGAGTTGCAAAATTGCATAGATAGAATCCAAAAGGTCAAAGAGCTTTTTGATGATATAAGATTCCGTGAATGTTTTATGGACGCGATACAATCTTATATCTTTCATCAAGAGATGGACATCGCGCGGCTGCTTGTTATGCCTGCAAACAATGAGGAGGCAAAGCTCATCAAACAAGCTGAAATCATCTATGCGCATAAATATTGGCTTTTTTCACTCGCTGGAGGAATGGACGTAGTGATTGAAAAAGTTAAAGAAGCCTATGAGAGTTGGGAGATACATCATCAGGCTAAAGATATGTCTGTAAATAAAGCCTAG
- a CDS encoding ComF family protein: MKCLVCERYSWKILCRDCLNDIPLTPRHRILANSIKTYSFYRYEDVALLMQSKYHLVGSRILATLAKNAAKYFFSHIYDSLESPKLTLLGLDDYPYGAYSHTGVIVRAFTKESKGVFEGCYGALKAQNNVKYAGESLQFRQDNPKGFALQKPLQDTHIVLIDDIITTGTSLNEAINVLHSYHIAFCLTLCDAR, encoded by the coding sequence GTGAAATGTCTTGTATGTGAGCGATATAGCTGGAAGATTCTATGTAGGGATTGCCTGAATGATATTCCTCTAACGCCTCGCCATAGAATCCTTGCAAATTCTATAAAAACTTATAGCTTTTATCGCTATGAAGATGTGGCGTTACTTATGCAGAGCAAATATCATCTTGTAGGTTCGCGTATACTTGCCACTCTTGCAAAAAATGCGGCAAAATATTTTTTTTCACATATATATGATAGTTTAGAGTCCCCAAAACTTACGCTTTTAGGCTTAGATGATTATCCTTATGGAGCATATTCACACACGGGTGTGATAGTTCGGGCATTTACTAAAGAAAGCAAAGGCGTTTTTGAGGGTTGCTATGGTGCGCTTAAGGCACAAAATAATGTAAAGTATGCAGGGGAGAGCTTACAATTTCGACAGGATAATCCTAAGGGATTTGCCTTGCAAAAACCTCTGCAAGATACGCATATTGTGCTTATTGATGATATTATCACCACTGGCACAAGTCTCAATGAAGCTATTAATGTGCTTCATTCTTACCATATCGCATTTTGCTTGACACTTTGTGATGCGAGATAA
- a CDS encoding TonB-dependent receptor plug domain-containing protein → MRCLKHTMKKLWVWGIDRIFSKIHILLLYICLIFTLPLTADEISSADSNEENSKDSIRKVNLGTSIVREVNETKAYQSGETINAQMLESNPSGNGDITSILRILPNVQYDTQQLRSATPGEIDPAKISISAGLHYQNNFQLDGFNMNNDINPIGTAGAYGGEGQGRSQGLAIDTSLLESISVQDSNVSAAYGGFTGGVVEANTRRPTKSFGANISYQITQGNAEPGKFSLTNYHIYEANSTSLQNFVNSSSSSNQPQFTKHLFRSSIESKINDRSGVMASFTTTQSIIPLHTYAGGDANSIETPVTQVSQFKNAIQDINRQSYNLFLKGYYDPSDSVRLELSYAFAPDKSKNFFQGSAGDFYTLESGGHNVGFKTTWDNALGVLTNNLSYSFLKNSTAIPTISFGSFLKIIMAQIGMDIIEREAMRPMILCKIRLLINSFKTSTP, encoded by the coding sequence ATGCGATGTTTAAAACATACTATGAAAAAGCTGTGGGTTTGGGGGATAGATAGAATCTTTAGCAAAATTCATATTTTACTTCTATATATTTGCTTGATATTCACACTTCCACTTACTGCCGATGAAATAAGTAGTGCAGATTCTAATGAAGAAAACTCTAAAGATTCTATAAGAAAAGTCAATCTAGGCACATCTATTGTGCGAGAAGTAAATGAAACAAAAGCCTATCAAAGTGGAGAGACTATCAATGCCCAAATGTTAGAATCCAACCCTAGCGGGAATGGTGACATCACAAGCATACTTAGAATCCTCCCCAACGTCCAATATGACACACAGCAATTACGAAGTGCTACACCCGGAGAGATAGACCCGGCTAAAATAAGTATAAGCGCTGGTTTGCATTATCAAAATAACTTCCAGCTTGATGGGTTTAATATGAATAATGATATAAATCCCATAGGCACAGCCGGAGCGTATGGCGGAGAGGGACAAGGTAGAAGTCAAGGACTAGCCATTGATACTAGCCTTTTAGAATCTATTTCAGTGCAAGATTCTAATGTATCTGCAGCCTATGGAGGATTCACAGGCGGAGTAGTAGAGGCAAATACAAGGAGACCTACAAAAAGCTTTGGCGCAAATATAAGCTATCAAATCACACAAGGCAATGCAGAACCGGGCAAATTCTCCCTTACAAATTATCATATCTATGAGGCAAACTCCACTTCGTTACAAAACTTTGTCAATTCCTCCTCTAGCTCTAATCAGCCTCAATTTACCAAACATCTCTTTCGCTCAAGTATTGAATCTAAAATCAATGATAGAAGTGGAGTGATGGCGAGCTTTACGACAACGCAAAGCATTATTCCCCTACATACTTATGCAGGTGGTGATGCAAACTCCATAGAAACGCCTGTAACGCAAGTATCACAATTTAAAAATGCTATTCAAGACATCAATCGTCAAAGCTATAATCTCTTTCTCAAAGGCTATTATGACCCAAGCGATTCTGTGAGATTAGAGCTAAGCTATGCCTTTGCGCCCGATAAATCAAAAAATTTCTTTCAAGGGAGTGCAGGAGACTTTTATACTTTAGAATCAGGCGGACATAATGTAGGCTTTAAGACTACTTGGGATAATGCCTTAGGTGTGCTTACCAACAACCTTAGCTACTCTTTTTTGAAAAATAGCACGGCTATACCAACCATAAGTTTTGGCTCATTTCTGAAAATCATAATGGCACAAATTGGAATGGATATTATAGAGAGGGAGGCTATGCGCCCTATGATTCTATGCAAAATACGATTGCTAATAAACTCATTCAAGACTTCCACCCCATAG
- the topA gene encoding type I DNA topoisomerase has product MKDLIIVESPAKAKTIKNFLGNNYEVIASKGHIRDLPKYSFGIEIKDKTFTPQYDIDKDHQEIVDKIQNASKKVKTTYIATDEDREGEAIGYHITQALERPYDEFPRIVFHEITKNAITHSLANPRKIDMSKVNAQQARRLLDRIVGFKLSQLMSSKIQKGLSAGRVQSAALKIIVDREREIRAFKPTIYYTINATFTLPSKESIESELIIYDKKLEKLSLQDSKAVEAMCQYIKSAQFIIEEISKKSKKTPTPAPFMTSTLQQSASNLLGFSPSRTMSVAQRLYEGVNTNFGTMGVITYMRTDSLNIAKEAQNAARAVLKKTYGESYVPKKPKIYATRSKSAQEAHEAIRPTNLDFTPQMAKSCLKPEEYKLYTLIYNRFLASQSEDAIFETQNIIFSAKEGEHKVSFKANGRKLVFDGFYKITGSDDKDKLLPECKEGESVLLQDLEAIEKSTEAPSRYNEASIIKSMESLGIGRPSTYAPTIALLVAREYVQLDKKQLVPSESAFKVIEMLEEHFNEIVDTHFSAGLENKLDDIAQEKIDWEAMLWEFYEPFMQKIESGKKDIVSQKVIIPTGEICPKCGKELVQRQSRYGEFVACSGYPKCKYIKPNENKEQGISQDNGVCEKCGKPMVKKFGRNGEFLACSGYPTCKNTKSLSNKPQAKSVEDVACPQCGGEIVQRFSRRGAFFGCKNYPKCNFISKFQPTKEKCPECGGIMCEREYRKKHIYECLKCKHQVEKYLPPPP; this is encoded by the coding sequence ATGAAAGATCTAATCATCGTAGAATCACCAGCTAAAGCAAAGACAATCAAAAATTTTTTAGGGAATAATTATGAGGTTATCGCCTCTAAGGGGCATATACGCGATTTGCCAAAATATAGCTTTGGTATTGAGATTAAGGACAAAACATTCACGCCCCAATATGACATTGATAAAGATCATCAAGAAATTGTAGACAAGATTCAAAATGCGAGCAAAAAGGTAAAGACTACCTATATCGCAACCGATGAGGACAGAGAGGGAGAGGCAATAGGCTATCATATCACCCAGGCTCTCGAACGCCCTTATGATGAGTTCCCACGCATTGTATTCCACGAGATTACTAAAAATGCTATTACACATTCATTAGCAAATCCTAGAAAAATCGATATGTCAAAGGTCAATGCCCAGCAAGCACGACGGCTACTAGATAGAATCGTAGGCTTTAAGCTCTCTCAACTGATGTCTTCCAAGATTCAAAAAGGCTTGTCTGCAGGGCGAGTGCAAAGCGCCGCATTAAAAATCATCGTTGATAGAGAGCGAGAAATCCGCGCTTTCAAGCCTACCATATACTATACGATCAATGCGACTTTTACCCTGCCCTCAAAAGAGAGCATAGAATCTGAGTTAATTATATATGATAAAAAACTAGAGAAGCTCTCTTTGCAAGATTCTAAAGCAGTAGAAGCGATGTGCCAATATATCAAAAGTGCTCAATTTATCATTGAAGAAATTAGTAAAAAATCTAAGAAAACGCCCACCCCTGCACCATTTATGACTTCTACCCTGCAACAGAGTGCTTCAAATCTCTTAGGATTCTCTCCATCGCGCACGATGAGTGTCGCACAGCGGCTTTATGAGGGCGTGAATACGAATTTTGGGACAATGGGGGTTATCACTTATATGAGGACAGATAGCCTTAATATCGCTAAAGAAGCGCAAAATGCGGCAAGGGCGGTATTGAAAAAAACTTATGGGGAATCTTATGTCCCTAAGAAGCCTAAAATTTATGCGACAAGGTCTAAAAGCGCACAGGAAGCACACGAAGCCATACGTCCTACAAATCTTGATTTCACGCCACAAATGGCAAAATCCTGCTTGAAGCCTGAAGAATATAAACTCTATACATTAATCTACAATCGCTTCCTTGCCTCACAGAGTGAAGATGCGATATTTGAGACACAAAATATCATTTTTAGCGCTAAAGAGGGGGAGCATAAGGTGAGCTTTAAGGCAAATGGACGCAAACTTGTCTTTGATGGATTCTATAAAATTACAGGGAGCGATGATAAGGATAAGCTTTTGCCTGAGTGCAAAGAGGGGGAAAGTGTACTATTACAGGATTTAGAGGCGATTGAAAAATCCACAGAGGCTCCATCGCGCTATAATGAGGCAAGCATTATTAAAAGTATGGAATCTTTAGGTATAGGACGTCCTAGCACCTATGCACCTACCATTGCTTTACTTGTAGCAAGGGAATACGTGCAGCTTGATAAAAAGCAGCTTGTGCCAAGTGAGAGTGCTTTTAAGGTGATTGAAATGCTCGAAGAACATTTCAATGAAATTGTCGATACTCACTTTAGCGCAGGGCTTGAAAATAAGCTTGATGACATCGCACAAGAAAAAATTGATTGGGAAGCAATGCTATGGGAATTTTATGAGCCTTTTATGCAAAAGATAGAATCAGGCAAAAAAGATATTGTCTCGCAGAAAGTCATCATACCTACAGGCGAGATATGTCCTAAATGTGGCAAGGAACTCGTGCAGCGTCAAAGCCGATATGGTGAGTTTGTGGCGTGTAGTGGCTATCCTAAGTGCAAATATATTAAGCCCAATGAAAATAAAGAGCAAGGTATAAGCCAAGACAATGGTGTATGCGAAAAATGCGGTAAGCCTATGGTTAAGAAATTTGGACGCAATGGCGAGTTTTTAGCGTGTAGTGGCTATCCTACCTGCAAAAATACGAAATCACTCTCTAATAAGCCTCAAGCTAAAAGCGTTGAGGATGTAGCTTGTCCTCAATGCGGCGGTGAAATCGTGCAAAGATTCAGCCGTAGGGGGGCATTCTTTGGCTGTAAGAACTATCCTAAATGCAATTTTATATCAAAGTTTCAACCTACTAAAGAAAAATGCCCCGAATGCGGTGGGATAATGTGTGAACGCGAATATCGCAAAAAGCACATATATGAATGCCTCAAATGCAAGCATCAAGTAGAGAAATATCTTCCCCCCCCCCCATAG